GCGCAGCGCCTCGTACAGCACAATGCCGACGGCGGTGGCCAGGTTGAGACTGCGGACTTTACCGGACGGCATGGGGATACCGATTAAGCGGTCGGTGTACCGCTCGCGGACGCCCGGGGGCAAGCCCTTTCCTTCACTGCCGAACAGCAAACAGTCATCCGCGTGGAAATCGGCTCGCGTGTGCGCCCGCTCCGCCGGGTTATCCACGCACCAGATGCGGGTCGCCCCGAGGGATATTTCAAAGTCCTCGAACGTGACGTGCCGGACGAGGTCGACCGCGGGCCAGTAATCGAGTCCGGCCCGTTTGACGGACTGGTCGTCCAGCCGGAAGCCGAGCCGCCCGACGAGGTGGAGGCGGGCTCCCGTGGCCGCGCAGAGCCGGGCGACGTTGCCCGTATTCGGCGGAATCTCCGGCTCCCAGAGGGCTACGTGCAGCATGGTGAGTGGTCCGGTCAAACGAGGCCAAAAGCCCGCGAGAGTTTTACGATAACGTCGCCCTGCCGTTTCGTCCCCTGATGCCGTCGATCGACACCTTCCGAGCATAAGGGGCATTCGTCGAGATGAATGAACTCCCACATCAACCCTATCGCCTCGTCATACCGCCGCCCATCTTG
This portion of the Fimbriiglobus ruber genome encodes:
- a CDS encoding tRNA (cytidine(34)-2'-O)-methyltransferase → MLHVALWEPEIPPNTGNVARLCAATGARLHLVGRLGFRLDDQSVKRAGLDYWPAVDLVRHVTFEDFEISLGATRIWCVDNPAERAHTRADFHADDCLLFGSEGKGLPPGVRERYTDRLIGIPMPSGKVRSLNLATAVGIVLYEALRQVHGW